In one window of bacterium DNA:
- a CDS encoding penicillin-binding protein 1A, which produces MKGYSKRKDYSFGWREIVGIISLLLLFIMAGTGVGLVAANLRRLPSLAPIEEYKGVRYWEFPTKVYDRNGELLAEFFELKRELVALPQVPQHLVNAFIAIEDTNFYQHRGISLRGIARAFWANFKAGRIAEGGSTITQQLAKVLFLTSEKTYARKFQEALLAIQIERRYTKEEILERYLNKIYFGHGVYGVGAAANFYFNKKVSELNLAESAMLAGLPKAPNYFSPFLHPEAAKRRQAIVLNRMVSLGFIIPEEAEQAKYDLFRSSVKNQRDNPAFKRTIAINKAPYFVEYVRQELEERYGDSAIYKGGFRVYTTLDLTMQQVAQRVLGEGLERLNKDKKPGSPKIEGALIAVDPSTGHIKAMVGGSGFTKGNQVNRATQARRQPGSAFKPFLYTAAIDAGFTPTSILYDVPVSFNIEGAKTWAPTNYDGKFRGAVTLREALEKSINVASIKLMQEVGPDQVVKYAHAMGIEGPLTPNLSLTLGTSEATPLEMAVAYSVFANQGIKVEPMSIRFIEDQEGNLLEENIPLEQEILSKETAYIMTSLMEGVVRRGTAASSVGSKIDRPCAGKTGTTDNYVDAWFAGYTPNLTAVVWVGYDRNRKSLGRGQTGGRAAAPIWTAFMQEVLKDVPPYEFNVPRNVSFAIVDRKNGLLVVDKEGNVIKEVFIRGTEPTGYTESASVNEADTMVDTEAPEEENVGEEIYKQKSVEAEKRIFEKLRLEE; this is translated from the coding sequence ATGAAAGGTTATTCTAAACGTAAAGATTACAGCTTTGGATGGCGGGAAATAGTCGGCATTATTTCCCTCCTCCTCCTCTTTATTATGGCCGGAACCGGCGTGGGATTGGTGGCGGCCAACTTAAGGCGGCTGCCGTCCTTAGCTCCGATTGAGGAATATAAAGGTGTTCGATACTGGGAGTTTCCTACCAAGGTTTATGACAGGAATGGGGAGCTATTGGCTGAATTCTTTGAACTGAAGAGGGAACTGGTGGCCCTTCCTCAAGTGCCGCAGCATCTGGTAAACGCCTTTATTGCTATTGAGGATACTAATTTTTATCAGCATCGGGGCATCTCATTGAGGGGAATTGCCCGGGCCTTCTGGGCAAATTTTAAAGCCGGTCGCATCGCCGAGGGAGGAAGCACTATTACTCAACAGTTAGCCAAGGTCTTATTTCTCACCTCTGAAAAAACCTATGCCCGGAAATTTCAAGAAGCCCTGCTGGCTATCCAAATCGAACGCCGATATACTAAAGAAGAAATCCTGGAACGATATCTCAATAAGATTTACTTTGGACATGGGGTTTATGGAGTAGGCGCGGCCGCTAATTTTTATTTTAATAAAAAGGTTTCCGAACTCAACCTGGCTGAATCAGCTATGTTAGCCGGTTTACCCAAGGCCCCTAATTATTTTTCTCCTTTTCTTCATCCTGAAGCAGCTAAGCGCAGACAGGCTATAGTCCTAAACCGAATGGTCAGTTTAGGCTTCATAATTCCTGAAGAAGCGGAACAGGCCAAATATGACCTGTTCCGCTCCTCTGTGAAGAATCAGCGAGATAACCCGGCCTTTAAACGAACCATTGCTATTAATAAGGCCCCCTATTTTGTGGAATATGTCAGACAAGAACTGGAGGAACGCTATGGTGATTCGGCTATCTATAAAGGTGGATTCAGGGTGTATACTACTCTTGATCTGACTATGCAGCAAGTTGCCCAGCGTGTCTTAGGGGAGGGACTCGAAAGGTTAAATAAAGACAAGAAACCGGGGTCACCCAAGATAGAAGGGGCGCTGATAGCCGTAGACCCTTCCACCGGTCATATCAAGGCCATGGTGGGAGGGAGTGGATTTACCAAGGGAAATCAGGTTAACCGGGCTACCCAGGCCAGGAGACAACCCGGCTCGGCCTTTAAACCTTTCCTTTATACGGCGGCTATTGATGCCGGATTTACTCCGACCAGTATTCTTTATGATGTCCCGGTCAGTTTTAATATAGAGGGAGCAAAGACCTGGGCCCCTACGAACTATGATGGTAAATTCCGCGGTGCGGTTACCCTCAGAGAAGCCCTGGAGAAATCCATCAATGTTGCCTCGATTAAACTGATGCAGGAAGTTGGTCCCGATCAGGTGGTTAAATATGCTCATGCTATGGGAATTGAAGGTCCATTAACACCTAATCTCTCTTTAACCCTGGGGACATCTGAAGCCACTCCTTTGGAAATGGCCGTGGCTTATTCTGTCTTTGCCAACCAGGGAATAAAGGTGGAACCAATGTCCATAAGATTTATTGAGGACCAGGAGGGAAATCTTCTGGAAGAAAACATCCCCCTGGAACAGGAAATCCTCTCCAAAGAGACCGCTTATATCATGACCAGCTTGATGGAAGGGGTAGTAAGGCGAGGAACAGCCGCCTCGTCAGTGGGCAGCAAAATCGACCGGCCATGTGCCGGAAAAACAGGCACAACTGACAACTATGTTGATGCCTGGTTTGCAGGTTATACCCCTAATCTGACGGCGGTCGTTTGGGTAGGATATGACCGAAATCGAAAATCTCTGGGACGTGGTCAGACCGGAGGAAGAGCCGCGGCTCCAATATGGACGGCCTTTATGCAGGAAGTGCTTAAAGACGTGCCCCCTTATGAATTTAATGTCCCCAGGAATGTCTCTTTCGCCATCGTAGACAGGAAAAACGGTTTATTGGTGGTTGATAAAGAAGGGAACGTTATTAAAGAGGTCTTTATACGAGGCACTGAGCCTACCGGCTATACTGAGAGTGCCTCTGTTAATGAAGCGGATACTATGGTTGATACGGAAGCCCCAGAAGAAGAAAACGTCGGGGAAGAAATCTATAAGCAAAAGAGTGTAGAGGCCGAGAAACGAATATTCGAGAAACTTCGGCTGGAGGAATGA